In Levilactobacillus brevis, the genomic window TACCAGTTCTACCAACACCCATATCTTACTAGTTAGTGAAAGCGCTGTCAACGGACGTTTCGTTTTTATTGGTTACTAATAGTAGGCTATCTCGCTCTAAAGCCCAACGTGTCAGCATTTATGTAAAAATACAGATCTTCTTATTTTCAAAAAATAAATTAATTCGTATTCACCTAACGTGAAAACGTTTCACTAATTCCACACCATCGATCTCAAAACTATCGTAAAAAAACAGCTTATTTTAAAATAAGTTGCCCAATAGCTATCAGACTTAAATACCAGTTTATTAATATACTAATTTTGGGGGGCCACACTGACCCGCCTATTTGGTCTAATTTCTCAGTTCAAACAAAAAAGCCCAGGCTTATTAGGCCTGAACTTTCGTCTGCGATGTCATATAATTTTTTAGGATTACTTGATCTTGTCGACCGCGTGACCACCAAAACCATTCCGTAAAGCGGAAACAACTTTACCTGTAAAGGTATCGTTTTCCATTGAACGGTAACGCATCATCAACGCAAGGCTGATAACTGGAACTGGAACTTCTTGGTTGAGGGCTTCTTGTAACGTCCACTTACCTTCACCAGAACTGTGCATCGTTCCCCGAATTTCTTCAAGGTTGGCATCCTTAGAGAAGGCTTCCTGAGCCAATTCCATCAGCCATGAACGAACCACTGAACCGGAGTTCCACAGACGGGCAACGGCTTCGTTATCGTAGTTGAAGTCACTGTGTTCTAGGACATCAAATCCTTCACCGATAGCTTCCATCATCCCGTATTCAATACCATTGTGCACCATCTTCAAGTAATGGCCTGAACCAGCAGCGCCGGTGTACAGGTAACCATTTTCTTGAGCAATGCCTTCGAAGACTGGCTTCAACGTTTCAAAGGCTTCCGCACTGGTCCCACCAATCATGAAGTTCCCATCATGCCGGGCACCAGATTGACCACCAGACGTCCCACAATCGAAGAAGTTAATACCCTTGGCTTCGGCCTTCTTGGCATCTTCAACGGAGTTTTGCCAGAAGGAGTTCCCGCCATCAACGATGTAGTCGCCGGCACTTAATACCTCAGTCAACGTGGCAACAGTTGATTCGGTTGGCTTGCCAGCTGGCAACATCAACCAAACAATCTTAGGAGAAGGCAACTTGCTAAGCAAATCGTCCAGTGACGTCGCAGCTTCTGCGCCGAATCCGGCAACTTCTTTAACAAAATCCTTGTTCAAATCAAATCCAACAACTTCGTGACCGTTGTCCATCATATTTTGAGCTAAGTTGCTACCCATCTTACCTAATCCAACTAATCCAATCTTCATGGTATAAGTTCCTCTCTGCTTGAAAAAAGTAATATATCAGTTAACGACTCTTATTATATGAAAAACTTTTACAAATTTCAAGCAGTTTTTGAAAATAAATCATCAAAACTAACAATTTATTCCTTTGGTGCGCGTTTTCGTTGATATTCTGCGATACTGTCGTACTCAGTTTGGAGTTTCCGACCAAGTCGGATGTAAATTGGCATGATCTCCCGGTAGTTTTCGAACGTTTCTGGGTTTGGCTTGTAGGTGTTCATCTTTCCGATAAACTTCTTAACGACGGATAAGTCGTCGGCCAAGCCAAGACTGATCTGGGCAATCACCATGGCACCCAGACAACCACTTTCGAAGGCTTCTGGAATCGTGACGGGTTCTTCAAAGATATCCGCCAACATTTGCCGCCATAGTGGTGAGCGGGCAAAGCCCCCGGCTGCCAAGATGGCTGTTGGTTCCATGGCTTCCTTCAACGCCAATTCAACGGTGTACAGGTTGTAAACAATCCCTTCCAGAGCGGCCCGAACCATGTGGGAGCGATTGTGTTGCCGAGTCAAGCCAAAGTAGGAAGCCCGCGCGTTACCGTCCCAAATTGGGGCCCGTTCGCCACCTAAGAATGGGTGGAAGATCAGGCCATCGGAACCGGCTGGTACCTTGCTAGCAATTTCAGTTAACAGATCGTAAGGGTCCTTGCCTTCCTTCTTGGCTTGCGCCTTTTCGGGAGCAAAGAGGTTATCCCGAACCCAACGGAAGACAATCCCCCCGTTGTTCACTGGACCACCAATAATCCACTTACCCTGCATCACTGGGTAGCAGTAAATCCGGCCTTTAGGGTCGATTTGCGGCTTGTCAACGAAGGTCCGTACCGCACCAGAAGTTCCGATGGTAACAGCCACTTCGCCCTTGTTGATGGCACCCAAACCAATTTCAGAAAGGGCCCCGTCAGTACCACCCATGATGAATGGCGTGTCCGCAGAGAAGCCAATCTTCTTGGCAATTTCCGGGTGCAGACCCTTCATCTGGTAAGTGGTGTCTACGAGTTCTGGCAGTTGGTCACGCGTAATCCCAGTTAACTTCATGGATTCTTCGTCCCAGTCCATCGTGTGGATGTTAAACAGACCAGTGGTTGAGGCCATGTTGGTC contains:
- the gntK gene encoding gluconokinase, which produces MDYLIGIDVGTTSTKAVLYNTDGEIFGYANKLYPLIQDNPDMAEEDPDVIFDASVEALKEVTAKADPKEGKILGVSWSTQQHSLVGMDKDYKPTTRAITWADNRSEKVASRMAKDGSGLELYKRTGLPTHPMGVVYKLLWIKEQHPDVYQKTQYWVGLKEYLLYRYFGQLKEETNMASTTGLFNIHTMDWDEESMKLTGITRDQLPELVDTTYQMKGLHPEIAKKIGFSADTPFIMGGTDGALSEIGLGAINKGEVAVTIGTSGAVRTFVDKPQIDPKGRIYCYPVMQGKWIIGGPVNNGGIVFRWVRDNLFAPEKAQAKKEGKDPYDLLTEIASKVPAGSDGLIFHPFLGGERAPIWDGNARASYFGLTRQHNRSHMVRAALEGIVYNLYTVELALKEAMEPTAILAAGGFARSPLWRQMLADIFEEPVTIPEAFESGCLGAMVIAQISLGLADDLSVVKKFIGKMNTYKPNPETFENYREIMPIYIRLGRKLQTEYDSIAEYQRKRAPKE
- the gnd gene encoding decarboxylating 6-phosphogluconate dehydrogenase, coding for MKIGLVGLGKMGSNLAQNMMDNGHEVVGFDLNKDFVKEVAGFGAEAATSLDDLLSKLPSPKIVWLMLPAGKPTESTVATLTEVLSAGDYIVDGGNSFWQNSVEDAKKAEAKGINFFDCGTSGGQSGARHDGNFMIGGTSAEAFETLKPVFEGIAQENGYLYTGAAGSGHYLKMVHNGIEYGMMEAIGEGFDVLEHSDFNYDNEAVARLWNSGSVVRSWLMELAQEAFSKDANLEEIRGTMHSSGEGKWTLQEALNQEVPVPVISLALMMRYRSMENDTFTGKVVSALRNGFGGHAVDKIK